Proteins encoded by one window of Zerene cesonia ecotype Mississippi chromosome 8, Zerene_cesonia_1.1, whole genome shotgun sequence:
- the LOC119828703 gene encoding homeobox protein prospero-like gives MTFKTAFSHCFACYREFYYIQMEKYARQAISEGLKTADDLHVAGDSELYRVLNLHYNRNNHIEVPPNFRYVVEQTLREFFRAIQGGKDAEQSWKKSIYKVISRLDDPVPEYFKSPNFLEQLE, from the exons ATGACATTCAAGACCGCCTTCAG TCATTGTTTCGCTTGTTACAGAGAGTTCTACTACATTCAAATGGAGAAGTACGCTAGACAGGCTATCAGTGAAGGCCTGAAGACAGCGGACGACCTCCATGTAGCTGGTGACTCCGAGCTGTACAGAGTCTTGAACTTGCACTACAACCGAAATAACCACATTGAG GTGCCACCAAACTTTAGATACGTGGTGGAGCAGACACTGCGCGAGTTCTTCCGCGCCATCCAGGGCGGCAAGGACGCCGAGCAGAGCTGGAAGAAGTCTATCTACAAGGTCATCTCGCGGCTCGACGACCCCGTCCCGGAGTACTTCAAGTCGCCTAACTTCCTCGAGCAGTTGGAGTGA
- the LOC119828702 gene encoding spidroin-1-like: MMYRDRIGLKFEENAMNAASVGAAAASGSGNDVETIIFNNNNGGYGAGSNGLYGTNGLNGLYGQQGLGASSAAASASATSGSGNDGETIILNNNNGGFGAASNGLYGSSGINGLNGQQAQGASSVAAAAAAAASNDYQFSAPSVLGYGRFLPYGNQDRTMIVSNDNSGSGASASASSSSANSGSSGIGLGGLYGSGSNGLYESNGLSGLYGQQGQGASTASAAAAAASGSGNNGETIILNNNNRGSSASAASALQGSSGNGLGGYYGIGSNGLYGSNGLSGLYGQQGEGASSTAAALAATGGYGNASEDIIFINNNGGSSAFAATSASASESQGSQGTELRNRKRPVIIIDDNESGVASASASSSAGNVAPTNTFSAYQEPQIVIINEENPTSASVASASSSERPQVVVINEGGSGSSASASASSSSSSFGRGRGRIRQTCQLLRRQFNIRVGRKGACADC, translated from the exons ATGATGTATAGGGACCGCATAGGACttaaatttgaagaaaatgCGATGAA CGCTGCATCTGTTGGAGCTGCCGCCGCAAGTGGATCTGGAAACGATGTTGAAACCATCATTTTCAATAACAACAATGGAGGCTATGGTGCTGGATCTAACGGTTTATACGGTACAAACGGACTCAACGGCCTTTACGGACAACAAGGACTAGGCGCCAGCTCTGCAGCTGCTTCAGCTTCCGCCACAAGTGGTTCCGGAAACGATGGTGaaaccattattttaaataacaacaatggAGGCTTTGGTGCTGCATCTAACGGCTTATATGGTTCAAGCGGAATCAACGGTCTAAATGGACAACAGGCACAAGGTGCCAGCTCAGTAGCTGCTGCAGCTGCCGCCGCTGCCTCGAACGATTATCAATTCAGCGCTCCCAGTGTTTTGGGATACGGTCGTTTCTTACCTTATGGCAATCAAGATCGCACTATGATTGTGAGCAATGATAACTCTGGATCAGGAGCATCTGCTTCTGCTTCCTCATCATCAGCAAATTCAGGTTCATCAGGAATTGGACTGGGTGGTCTTTATGGTTCGGGATCTAACGGTTTATACGAATCTAACGGACTCAGCGGCCTTTACGGACAACAAGGACAAGGTGCAAGCACAGCGTCTGCTGCAGCTGCCGCCGCAAGTGGATCCGGAAACAATGGTGAAAccatcattttaaataacaacaatcgAGGCTCAAGCGCTTCTGCAGCTAGTGCATTACAAGGTTCATCAGGAAACGGACTGGGTGGTTATTATGGTATCGGATCTAATGGTTTATACGGTTCTAACGGACTCAGCGGCCTCTACGGACAACAAGGAGAAGGCGCCAGCTCTACAGCTGCTGCATTAGCCGCCACTGGTGGTTATGGAAATGCTAGCGAagacattattttcattaataacaatGGAGGCTCAAGCGCTTTCGCAGCCACCTCAGCATCTGCTTCTGAATCACAGGGTTCTCAAGGAACGGAGTTGAGAAATAGAAAAAGACCTGTGATAATTATTGACGATAACGAATCTGGTGTAGCGTCAGCATCTGCTTCGTCATCCGCAGGAAATGTTGCTCCTACAAACACATTCTCTGCATACCAAGAACcacaaattgttattatcaATGAAGAAAATCCAACAAGTGCATCAGTTGCATCTGCATCATCCTC AGAGCGACCACAGGTAGTAGTTATCAATGAAGGAGGTTCAGGGTCGAGCGCATCCGCATCTGCTTCTAGCTCTTCATCTTCGTTTGGACGCGGCAGAGGTCGTATACGTCAAACATGTCAATTATTGCGCCGCCAATTTAACATAAGAGTTGGCAGAAAGGGAGCTTGCGCAGACTGTTAA